Below is a window of Ananas comosus cultivar F153 linkage group 9, ASM154086v1, whole genome shotgun sequence DNA.
aattataacttaTATTCATAAATACAAACTCTTCACTGGTTCTCTATCTGTCTCctacttttgattttattatttaatttctaaattagaaaaaataattccaATTCAATATTTGATacttgaaaaattatataaaaaattacaaaaatcaTATCATAATCAACTTATTACAGTACATGTCATGCAATATTACGTTCAGAAAAACAaaccaaatattttatttatcgtaCTTTCTTTCTCTTTGCAAGGATTAAAATCTTAATGCAATCTCAAATAGAGAATAAGTACAGAATAAGTTAATAACTCCAAGATTTCCATTTTTTTATTCAGATGAATAACTTGAACACCAAACCACTCGGCACAGTCCATCATTTTGACTTGCTACTCACATACGTGGATAACAgccataaaataaaaagattatgtACGGCTACACTAATCACTTCAAAAGGTTTTTTTAACACACTTGTTATATAACAGGATATAACAGCTTTTACAGGTCCTTTTcggactaaaaataaaattgttaaagAAAAAAGTACACCCATGTACATTATAAGCACTAGATTAAGATAAATGCCGGGAAATATACAACATTAGATATGATACATGAACTCACGAAATTCTAGTCGGAAAACTACcatattttttggtttttttttttttcggtcaAATGTATCAAGTATTTTCTGTAGACCTAATAAGGAATACATGATGACCGACTTTCATATCCCTCCACCGTATTTCCGTCCATCTTACCTGAAACAGAAACTCAAAAGATGAGCAAATAGTAAAAGGGATTCCGATTAGGGTTCGCAAGCTCGAGGAATTACCAATAAAAAGCAAGCTCTATAAGCTGAGCTATGTGTTTATTTGGCAACTATGTTACAAACCAAGGTTAATTCCTTATGCTGGGGGGAGAGAACGGCGGCACGTAGGGCACTCCATCTTTATGTCCATCCATCTTTGTAGGCACCCAGAATGGAACAAATGATCGCAAGGAGTCACCTGCAGGATAACAGTATCATGAACAATCTCTCAAAAGTAAATGGGGaattaggattcaaaattactttttataacgaacaaatttcaaattattctaaaataccATGTAGTCGTTTGATCTTTGTGAAAGGTCGATTGCGGTCATGCAAATAACACAATCTGTAGCTTGACTTGTGTCGTTGTTCTCGAGCTTCCTATAGTAGCTGTATTTTTCAGGTAAGATCTGCAAATATTGACCAGAGGTTGCATTACTCAAATGCTGATGAACTCCACAAGAATTCAGCGATTTAAAAAGCCTAGAATATTGAATATTGCCTGATAATTCAGCGTAGCTCCTACGTCAAATTTTCTGAATAATTGGAAAATATCTGGAACTTTCTATTTTAAGTATTATAAAGTACCTGACGCGGAATGAACCATCGAGACCCCAGGTAATGCTGGAGGAGGAGGATCGATGCTTGAATTCCCATGAATACTACCAAGAATATGCACCATTTCTGGTCGGCCTCGATGCGCATGAAATTGTTTGGACAACCGAAAATGTATAATGGAATAGCAAGCCGAGTGAGAGTCATGCCTAATACATAGTAAGGGTGCAGGGGCTTTCTCGTGTCGCGAATGACATTTGTCACTATTTGGGgtatccaaaatgaatacatgataAAAAGAATAGGGCGCAAGAAATTGTGTAACTCATACATGACAAGTATGCCTCCCAATAGAATGCCATCTGCATAGAAAGGAGTAGTTTATACAGGGTGAGAGCAAAAAATGGAAATGGATAATGAGATACTGAATAGTGATGTTGATTAAGATTAGCTTCTTTACAGCTGTAATTTATGAAGAGTTAAAACAATGGAGTAAGCAACTAAATATATgcaggagaaaagaagaaaagtaggTTGATGTTGGAAGTCATAATGGCAAGTGTGCAGTATTTAAGCAAAACGGATGATACTACTGCAATATGAGGACTTACAGAAACGACTATACAGAACAGAGAGTTCGCGCCTCATTGCTTCCCAACCTTCTCCACTATTCAAAGGTCTACTCGCCTTCCATATTGCAAGAAGATATCTCATCTCAAATATGGAAAATACGACAAATTTAAAAAAGGCCGCCGTTGCAAAAGCATTAAAGAGTGACTCTGTGTAACCAAAGTAAAATAATAACAGGTATCAGTATAGTAGCAATAAACACCAAAAACTAATAGATGCATTATGCCTATAGATTAGCAGCCGAATTAAATTAGGGGGATGGAATGACAGCTTATTCCACTagcaaaatgaagaaaaaaatacaaCTCGATATTATAAAAGAAATCCCTTCATCATAAGGTCGAAAGGAATTTCCTACCAGTAATATTACCCAATATTCAAGTAGTACATGCAACACTCACCAACTAGTATCCCAGCAGTCAAATGCAAAAGACAAAGGTAGGCATCCATAATAGCTTGTTGGCCAATCATTAGGAGAGACACTTTAGCTGCACCCTGTGAAAAAGATGTACGCGTCCCAGATATAGGCTTGAGGATTTCAAAACTCTATGGCTAAACGAACATCAACACACAAGTGATAAGAATAAATTCTTACAGACTGAGTGTTGCTATGCTCCATTTGTCTAATCAGCAGTAGTACTTGAAGAAACGAGATCTAGTGAATTACTATTAaggctttcaaaaaaatattaagcaCACAAATGGAAAAACTTTTGTTGCTGTTGAAGGATACAAATGTGACCATCAGTGTATAATTAACTGCTTTATTGTAATAAACTTCAATATTTAATGAAGTTGCATTAAGTAGAATTGGTGAGAAACACTCCCCATCATCATCAACTGCAGGACTATCCATTAAACCCTCCAAATGGTATCTTTCATGATCTCCCTCTGCTTACAAGAAAGAGAGTTATCAGGCGCAAGTTGGTAAATTATTATTAGCATAACAGGGGAAAAAAGATGGAATCAGGTCGGACATTAGATGTAACAAATGACAGAGAGAAAATGTAGGTGGTGAACAAAGCTTTACGCATCATGAAACTACAATGAACATAAATTAATAGCAAATGTTTGATGGACAAGCCAGGATCATCTCTTTCTGAAGGACGATATGATATCTATACACACTCAACCTTATGTAAGTTAATCAGAAATTAACTCAGAATGCAAGTAATCCTACATTACTGATTTTGACTTGCATAAACCAACTGCTAATGTCATCCTGTCTATGGTGAGTTTATTTTACCCTTGTCTCCCGAGTAAATCACATTGTTCAAACATATCAACAACAAGATATCATACCTACTATTCCTAGAAAAAAACTGCAGCAAGCGTCTATTTTTCCTTACTCCTTCCCGTAACTAGTGAAAATAGAGGGAATATAAGACATAGTTCTTTTTGTTGCATGCACccaatcattttttttcacaAGGTATTAGTGATACAGTTGCACATTGTTGATGTAAGGTTGGAGCAGGTTTTTCATAGGGACCCAAAAATTGTAAGAATATATTCTCCTGTGAATTTTGTCACAAGCACAAATCATGCCAACACAAACAAATCGGTAGACACTAAATTGAGGTATACATCTGAACATTAAAACAGTAATACTTTAGCAGCAAGAATATACCAGCATAAAAAATCTGTTGGAAAATTCAATGAACCTTGTTTAAGATGCAAACTTCCAAAGGCATCAAGGGGAAAAGATATATATGAAATCAGAAGAATAGATGATATATACCATTTTGGCCAGATGAGACACGTGAAACCTGAGCAGCTATCTCTATGTTACAATGTTTCTCCATGTCATTCGTGAGAGctggttaaaaaagaaaaaagatgcaTGTTGTTAACATGAAATTGCAATATAATAATGAAAGTAAATCTAAGGCGCACCGTTTTTCCTCCGATATTTGCTTCTAGAAGATTCTTGAAACACTTGAGAAGAGAAAACTCCGAGCTGTTATAGAAAAATTGAAATCAGAAGTTCAATTACTTACATAAGAAAATGAGTGCCCTACTGATTACTAATCAGCTATACAACTCTGGTGTTGGGACAAACTCATCTTGGCAGAAACAAAGCAACATCTAGACTAACGAAGTAGGTGAAATTATATAGCATTATAAGTTCTACCATAAGAAAATCATTTACTAGTTACCAAATGATATGGATTGGATAAGAAGTATTCCTCTTCTTGAAGTGGCTCACCATCTGCTCCACTACAGTATTTAGCAGTTGAATTAGTTGCTACCAACTATAGAAATATTCACATCACAGTATGAAACATAAAAGTAGAAGGACTACAATATAATAATGAACAAAATCTAGAATTAATTTCAAAGATAAAAAGAAGACAACAAGAAATGAGATTCATAAAAACACTCAATTTAACATGAGTTTATCTAGTATGACAATCTCCAGTAAACTTCAATTCTACACAAAACGTCACATACACTAAAAGAGAAACATAATATCACCAATTTAGGGTGCTGAATAGATAAATTGACAATTATTATTAACTTGCTGATTTCAGTTGACATGGATATTCATAGCATGAAGACAACACAACCACATTGACCTATAATTAACAaaaaccaaatttaacaatGAAAACATATTAAGTCCTGCTAGATTTTgccacaaaatacaaaaaaagatgGACAACATCATCAGTGATGTATATATAAGAAAATCACTACaatgcaaggatttaagtgtccatcAGCACGGGACATATCCACCGTGCTGTAttatgccaacaagatatcggcacgatacaatctccgtgccaatggcacaactcaaaaacCTCTATTTTTTCAATTAGAAAGTAGTTTTCCCAAtgaagttcaaaaaatttgataaagatacatactaaacaattagaatatttttgttgctaaaaaaaataaatatgtcaTGCCGTTATGTGTCgacacatatatattttttgtaaccgGCATGCATCAGCACAGTCCATTACGCATCATGCTGGCAAGTTTTCGACAAGACCCAGCACGGACCATaccgtaccgtgccagcaagttCCCGGCACGACCacatgccacgacacttaaatccttgctacaATGTACTGAAAAACTAACACAAGCCTAGATATATCAAGTC
It encodes the following:
- the LOC109715340 gene encoding transmembrane E3 ubiquitin-protein ligase 1-like — translated: MGVALLSLLLTLLLGLGRPLWALRPLRERASNAVVGSWDDEHAFLKREDGEQSPYSEWNITGTYKGRWSFEETTNGSSRFLEFGKSDGVSVLELISTPTKIRGVHYIQGSITFHDVFYNEHDHGVAQIRVEGVYVWPFRQLRMVANSGADGEPLQEEEYFLSNPYHLLGVFSSQVFQESSRSKYRRKNALTNDMEKHCNIEIAAQVSRVSSGQNEGDHERYHLEGLMDSPAVDDDGECFSPILLNATSLNIEVYYNKAVNYTLMVTFISFLQVLLLIRQMEHSNTQSGAAKVSLLMIGQQAIMDAYLCLLHLTAGILVESLFNAFATAAFFKFVVFSIFEMRYLLAIWKASRPLNSGEGWEAMRRELSVLYSRFYGILLGGILVMYELHNFLRPILFIMYSFWIPQIVTNVIRDTRKPLHPYYVLGMTLTRLAIPLYIFGCPNNFMRIEADQKWCIFLVVFMGIQASILLLQHYLGSRWFIPRQILPEKYSYYRKLENNDTSQATDCVICMTAIDLSQRSNDYMVTPCDHLFHSGCLQRWMDIKMECPTCRRSLPPA